In Xylanibacillus composti, a single genomic region encodes these proteins:
- a CDS encoding AGE family epimerase/isomerase, whose product MKQMTAEIEKELHEHIMPFWLNLIDREHGGFYGLMDVNLNLNRKADKGGIATARHLWAFSSAYRVTGKTAYLEAAKHAYAFLKEKLVDREYGGLYWLVDYQGNPSDDRKHVYCQGFGVYSLSEFARATGDQEALALARELFALMEERGFDEANNAYKEEFTRQWEEKPNVSLSENGVLADITMNTHLHVLEAYTTLYRVWPNERLKERMINLMNLFRDRIYDAEGKYNKVFFNKQWESLLDLKSYGHDIEASWLLDEAIKAANLTDDSYLRMVKELAYAIADTAVLPDGSIANEIHGDQLDDSRVWWVQAEAIVSFVNAYERTQDQRFIELAQGVWDYTKQAIIDHRPGGEWYWSVDADGKPTSRNVADPWKASYHNGRFCLEMIERNAH is encoded by the coding sequence TTGAAGCAAATGACAGCTGAAATTGAGAAAGAGCTGCATGAGCATATTATGCCTTTCTGGCTCAATTTGATCGACCGGGAGCATGGCGGTTTTTATGGACTTATGGATGTGAACCTGAATCTGAATCGCAAGGCCGATAAGGGCGGCATCGCAACGGCCCGCCACTTGTGGGCATTCTCTTCGGCTTATCGGGTTACTGGCAAGACGGCTTATCTCGAGGCTGCAAAGCACGCCTATGCTTTTTTGAAGGAAAAGCTTGTGGACCGGGAATACGGCGGGCTGTACTGGCTGGTTGATTATCAGGGGAATCCGTCAGATGACCGGAAGCATGTATACTGCCAAGGCTTCGGCGTCTACAGCCTGAGCGAATTCGCGCGGGCGACGGGCGATCAGGAAGCGCTGGCGCTGGCTCGCGAGCTGTTCGCGCTGATGGAGGAGCGCGGCTTCGACGAGGCGAACAACGCTTATAAAGAAGAATTCACCAGACAATGGGAAGAAAAGCCGAACGTCAGTCTGAGCGAGAACGGCGTGCTGGCGGATATTACGATGAATACGCATCTGCATGTCTTGGAAGCCTATACAACCCTGTATCGGGTATGGCCGAATGAGCGCCTGAAAGAACGAATGATCAATCTGATGAACCTGTTCCGGGATCGGATTTACGATGCGGAAGGCAAATACAACAAAGTGTTCTTTAATAAGCAATGGGAAAGTCTTCTGGATCTCAAATCATATGGGCACGACATTGAAGCCAGTTGGCTGCTGGATGAGGCAATCAAGGCGGCGAATCTGACTGACGATTCCTATTTGCGCATGGTTAAGGAGCTGGCGTATGCGATTGCAGATACTGCGGTTCTGCCGGACGGCTCGATCGCTAATGAAATCCATGGAGACCAGTTGGACGACAGCCGGGTTTGGTGGGTGCAGGCAGAAGCGATAGTCAGCTTTGTCAATGCCTACGAGCGCACGCAGGATCAACGGTTCATCGAGCTGGCTCAAGGGGTGTGGGACTATACGAAGCAGGCGATCATTGACCATCGTCCCGGCGGGGAGTGGTATTGGTCTGTTGACGCGGATGGCAAGCCTACGAGCCGCAACGTGGCTGATCCATGGAAAGCATCCTATCATAACGGACGGTTCTGTCTGGAGATGATTGAACGGAATGCGCATTGA
- a CDS encoding antibiotic biosynthesis monooxygenase translates to MFIQIRTITVKEGYAEQVTERFSGDSPMDKMEGLLDRTIMVNRKKQEHEEVVVMVRWESIEAWKNWEKSDVHIQGHRENRGKPKPDYIISTTVNMYEVAAVKPGTATA, encoded by the coding sequence ATGTTTATTCAAATTCGCACTATTACGGTGAAAGAAGGATATGCCGAACAGGTGACAGAGCGCTTTTCCGGAGATAGCCCGATGGACAAGATGGAAGGCTTGTTAGACCGTACCATTATGGTGAACAGAAAGAAGCAGGAGCATGAGGAAGTCGTCGTGATGGTACGCTGGGAATCGATAGAGGCGTGGAAAAATTGGGAGAAAAGCGATGTGCACATTCAAGGGCATCGGGAGAATAGAGGCAAGCCGAAGCCGGACTATATTATAAGCACCACCGTGAACATGTATGAGGTAGCAGCGGTAAAACCGGGTACGGCAACCGCATAG
- a CDS encoding iron ABC transporter permease, whose product MTFGGGLLLLFVLLFISLAHGQANVSVHAVLEALFARADKLEHHIVWEMRLPRAVMAMLAGSALAVAGVLLQTITRNPLASAGTFGINAGAYFIVVLAAVFLPALKSEMPLLLAFVGGACAAGMAYVLAGGKRSTPVRMALAGMIVTLVLSSFTSAMQLLFENETNGLFLWGSGSLIQDNWKGVQHGWVWIIAGLVIAVLMTRALDMLELSEETAQALGQRVDRMRIVALLVAVLLAAATVSVVGPIGFVGLIAPHLIRLMGFHRHRLLIPGSALWGANVLLLADIVSQMFRSTIGELPAGVVTAILGAPWLIWLALRSSREEAAAVGGSSSMSIGMLHNRLPYPVLLFLAVSVLALCSIGSLLWGSTRIPFTEWMAVLTGQGENVLLQLRMPRVAVAILAGAALAVAGATIQGAVRNPLADPSIIGVTSGAGVGALLWITVIPSASAAFIPLASMAGAVLSAVVVYALAWRKGLHPTILILIGIAVTAVNSAIIHFLVIQSGMSAAPALAWLAGSTYAREWGEVNMLLAFLVILLPAAWLLGKKVDLLAFGDQTSMGLGLKLQRTRIYAAGIGVMLAAAAVSAVGTIGFIGLLAPHAARMAVGHNHRRLVLLSAVLGAIMLVIADVIGRVALAPKQIPAGLIVALIGTPYLLMLMFRSRMRRF is encoded by the coding sequence ATGACATTCGGAGGAGGGCTGCTCCTCCTTTTTGTCCTTCTGTTCATTAGTCTGGCGCATGGCCAGGCGAATGTGTCTGTTCATGCTGTGCTGGAGGCATTGTTTGCACGAGCGGACAAGCTGGAGCATCATATCGTATGGGAGATGCGCTTGCCGCGGGCCGTCATGGCCATGCTGGCAGGTTCGGCATTGGCAGTGGCTGGGGTACTGCTGCAAACGATTACGCGCAACCCGCTCGCTTCGGCGGGGACATTCGGCATCAATGCCGGTGCCTATTTCATAGTCGTGTTGGCCGCCGTGTTTCTGCCTGCGCTGAAATCGGAAATGCCGCTGCTGTTGGCATTTGTGGGCGGTGCATGCGCCGCAGGCATGGCGTACGTGCTTGCCGGAGGAAAGCGAAGCACGCCTGTGCGCATGGCGCTTGCCGGGATGATTGTTACGCTGGTGCTCTCGTCCTTCACCAGCGCCATGCAGCTGCTGTTCGAGAATGAGACGAATGGGCTGTTTCTCTGGGGCTCAGGCTCGTTAATACAGGATAATTGGAAAGGCGTACAGCACGGGTGGGTCTGGATAATCGCCGGCTTGGTCATAGCGGTACTAATGACCCGGGCGCTGGATATGCTGGAGCTGAGTGAAGAGACTGCCCAGGCTCTGGGTCAGCGGGTAGACCGTATGCGGATCGTGGCACTGCTCGTCGCAGTGCTGCTCGCTGCAGCCACTGTAAGTGTAGTGGGACCAATCGGATTTGTCGGGCTGATCGCTCCGCACCTGATTAGATTAATGGGATTTCACAGGCACCGCTTGCTCATTCCAGGAAGTGCTTTGTGGGGAGCCAATGTGCTGCTGCTGGCAGATATCGTCTCCCAAATGTTCCGCAGCACGATCGGGGAGCTGCCGGCAGGCGTCGTCACTGCGATTTTGGGGGCCCCGTGGCTAATCTGGCTCGCACTGCGCAGTTCCAGAGAGGAGGCCGCCGCTGTGGGCGGTTCGAGCTCGATGAGCATTGGCATGTTGCACAATCGGCTTCCTTATCCTGTTCTGCTGTTCCTTGCCGTCAGCGTGCTGGCGCTTTGCTCGATTGGCAGCTTGCTGTGGGGAAGTACACGCATTCCGTTCACAGAATGGATGGCGGTACTGACTGGACAAGGGGAGAATGTGCTGCTGCAGCTGCGAATGCCGAGAGTGGCCGTTGCGATTCTGGCTGGAGCAGCATTGGCTGTGGCTGGAGCGACGATACAAGGGGCCGTACGCAACCCGCTGGCGGACCCGTCGATCATAGGCGTTACGTCGGGCGCAGGAGTGGGTGCGCTGCTGTGGATCACTGTAATTCCTTCCGCCAGTGCGGCATTCATTCCTTTGGCCTCCATGGCTGGAGCGGTGCTCTCCGCTGTCGTCGTCTATGCATTGGCGTGGAGAAAAGGGCTGCATCCGACTATACTCATCCTGATTGGCATTGCTGTGACTGCCGTGAATTCGGCGATCATCCATTTCCTTGTCATCCAGTCTGGCATGAGCGCAGCACCGGCGCTGGCCTGGCTGGCTGGCAGCACGTACGCGCGGGAATGGGGCGAAGTCAACATGCTGCTCGCCTTTCTCGTCATCTTGCTGCCTGCTGCCTGGCTGCTCGGCAAGAAGGTAGACTTGCTTGCGTTCGGCGACCAGACGTCGATGGGACTCGGGCTGAAGCTGCAGCGGACACGCATTTATGCGGCTGGCATTGGCGTGATGCTAGCTGCTGCCGCGGTCTCCGCCGTCGGCACGATTGGATTTATCGGTCTGCTTGCGCCGCATGCGGCCCGTATGGCAGTCGGTCACAATCATAGGCGGCTCGTACTGTTGTCTGCAGTGTTGGGCGCCATCATGCTGGTCATTGCCGATGTCATTGGCAGGGTGGCGCTGGCGCCGAAGCAAATACCGGCAGGATTAATCGTTGCCTTGATCGGCACGCCCTATTTGCTGATGTTGATGTTCCGGAGCCGAATGAGACGATTCTAA
- a CDS encoding ABC transporter substrate-binding protein — protein MKTFVKPYLLLMILSLVLVTAACGTAANNGDNHGAASNSQAGHEDGHPASQDDVSPGDEEQLDEPITIEHAMGTETIDTYPKKVVVLEWSLAENMLALGVQPVGVADMEGYKNWVGAGEFDASVIDVGTRQEPDLEAIAALEPDLIFAVDFRVAHSYEQLDRIAPTIVFGSEFEENLRDPYHYMEETFYTMAQVLGKTEKAEEVMAHLEGAFENASQALKDAGRDGAPFVISQAWTNQNAAVMRLFTTNSMGSQLLEKIGLHNAFESDVFQPNGFETASVERLADVQDANFFYIAQDDDNPFENQLKDNAVWNGLNFVKENRYYALGGDMWLFGGPLSSERVVEKAVELLTQ, from the coding sequence ATGAAAACATTCGTCAAGCCATATTTACTGCTTATGATTTTATCCTTGGTTCTGGTTACGGCCGCCTGCGGCACAGCGGCTAATAATGGTGACAATCATGGAGCTGCGTCCAACAGCCAGGCCGGGCATGAGGACGGACATCCAGCCTCTCAAGACGACGTGTCCCCGGGGGATGAGGAACAGCTGGACGAGCCAATCACGATCGAACATGCGATGGGAACAGAGACAATCGACACGTACCCGAAGAAAGTCGTCGTGCTCGAATGGTCGCTCGCTGAGAACATGCTGGCCTTGGGTGTCCAGCCTGTAGGTGTCGCCGATATGGAAGGCTATAAAAATTGGGTTGGCGCCGGGGAGTTTGATGCCAGCGTGATCGATGTGGGAACGCGCCAAGAACCGGATCTGGAAGCGATCGCCGCTCTCGAGCCGGACCTGATTTTCGCCGTTGATTTCCGCGTAGCCCATTCCTACGAGCAGCTGGATCGGATTGCGCCGACTATCGTATTCGGTTCCGAGTTCGAGGAGAATTTGCGGGATCCATATCACTATATGGAAGAAACGTTCTATACGATGGCCCAAGTGTTGGGCAAGACGGAGAAGGCGGAAGAGGTGATGGCGCATCTGGAAGGTGCGTTCGAGAATGCGAGTCAAGCCTTGAAAGATGCGGGCCGGGATGGTGCGCCTTTCGTCATCAGCCAGGCTTGGACCAACCAGAATGCAGCAGTCATGCGCCTGTTTACAACCAATTCGATGGGGTCTCAGCTGTTGGAGAAGATCGGACTGCACAATGCGTTCGAATCGGATGTATTCCAGCCGAATGGGTTTGAGACAGCATCCGTGGAACGCTTGGCCGATGTGCAGGATGCGAACTTCTTCTATATTGCACAGGACGATGACAATCCGTTCGAGAATCAATTGAAGGACAACGCCGTCTGGAACGGACTGAATTTCGTGAAGGAAAACCGCTACTACGCCTTGGGCGGCGACATGTGGCTGTTCGGCGGACCGCTGTCATCGGAAAGAGTGGTTGAGAAGGCAGTCGAACTGCTGACCCAATGA
- a CDS encoding ABC transporter ATP-binding protein, with product MSRLFADKLHISYGSQPIVENLDLAIPDGKVTALVGANGSGKSTILKTMARLMKAKKGTVYLDGKSISQMQTKEVAKQLAILPQNPVAPEGLTVRELVAYGRFPHQKGLGTLSKEDKAMIEWALQVTKMEELAERQIESMSGGQRQRAWIAMALAQGTDILFLDEPTTYLDMAHQLEVLKLLEQLNREEGKTIVMVVHDLNHAALYAEHIVAIKRGKIVQAGDPAKVVTKGMLQEVFGIEADVIPCPRTGAPLCLPYALVEEAGSSVVPLNAKTERALQPQSGRLERVQSL from the coding sequence GTGTCCCGTTTATTCGCAGATAAGCTGCATATTTCTTACGGCAGTCAGCCGATTGTCGAGAATCTTGATCTCGCCATTCCAGATGGCAAAGTGACCGCACTGGTGGGCGCGAACGGTTCGGGGAAATCAACGATTCTGAAGACGATGGCGCGCTTGATGAAGGCCAAGAAGGGGACGGTCTACTTGGATGGCAAGTCCATCTCGCAAATGCAGACGAAGGAGGTTGCCAAGCAGCTGGCGATTCTTCCGCAGAATCCGGTCGCGCCGGAAGGTCTGACCGTCAGAGAGCTCGTCGCATATGGACGCTTTCCGCATCAGAAGGGGCTTGGCACCTTGTCGAAGGAAGATAAAGCGATGATCGAATGGGCGCTGCAGGTCACCAAGATGGAGGAATTGGCCGAACGCCAGATCGAGTCCATGTCGGGCGGACAGCGGCAACGAGCCTGGATCGCTATGGCATTGGCACAGGGGACAGACATTCTGTTCCTCGACGAGCCGACGACGTATTTGGATATGGCCCATCAATTGGAAGTGCTCAAGCTCTTGGAGCAGCTGAATCGGGAAGAGGGCAAGACGATTGTGATGGTTGTCCATGATCTGAATCACGCCGCGTTGTATGCCGAGCATATCGTTGCGATCAAGCGCGGCAAGATCGTGCAGGCAGGCGATCCGGCGAAGGTTGTCACAAAGGGCATGCTGCAGGAGGTGTTCGGTATTGAGGCGGATGTGATTCCTTGTCCGCGTACCGGCGCGCCGCTATGCTTGCCATACGCATTAGTTGAGGAAGCGGGCAGCTCTGTTGTTCCGCTGAATGCAAAAACAGAACGGGCGCTGCAACCGCAATCTGGCAGACTGGAACGCGTTCAATCTTTATAA
- a CDS encoding Sip1-related alpha-galactosidase: MIHCDQPGQPTADCLTIDPVHEPKPLKIWNRIGSAGVLAAFHIHERDVEIEGSISPADVPGLAGSSEIDESFIVYEATRRQLMRLEANEQLPVRLQPNEASLYVILREQPVVTPIGLVQKLLSADAVLTCRTTGRQTTVT, translated from the coding sequence ATTATTCACTGCGATCAGCCTGGCCAGCCGACAGCGGATTGTCTGACTATCGATCCTGTTCATGAACCGAAGCCGCTGAAGATTTGGAATCGTATCGGAAGTGCAGGGGTGCTGGCAGCCTTCCATATCCACGAGCGGGATGTCGAGATCGAAGGCAGCATCAGCCCGGCAGATGTACCGGGACTTGCAGGGAGTTCAGAGATAGACGAGTCATTTATCGTCTACGAGGCAACCCGACGTCAGCTAATGCGGCTCGAGGCGAATGAACAGCTTCCTGTTCGTTTGCAGCCGAATGAGGCATCCTTATATGTCATCTTGCGGGAACAGCCGGTTGTTACGCCGATTGGCCTTGTTCAGAAGCTGCTGTCAGCAGACGCGGTATTGACATGCCGGACGACAGGCAGGCAAACGACGGTAACATAG
- a CDS encoding Sip1-related alpha-galactosidase gives MPAAAESFREHALQNAYNSYFHGSFYWGDWDMYWTDHHDDKQNMVLRAVSGGPVYFSDKTGRTKAEHVWPLIYRDGQDYSLRSAWPADSGLSDYRSCS, from the coding sequence GTGCCTGCCGCAGCGGAGAGCTTCCGGGAGCATGCGCTGCAAAACGCTTATAATTCGTATTTCCACGGCTCGTTCTATTGGGGCGACTGGGATATGTACTGGACCGATCATCACGATGACAAGCAGAATATGGTCTTGCGCGCAGTCAGCGGCGGCCCGGTATATTTCAGCGACAAGACGGGCAGGACGAAGGCTGAGCATGTATGGCCGCTGATATACCGCGACGGACAGGATTATTCACTGCGATCAGCCTGGCCAGCCGACAGCGGATTGTCTGACTATCGATCCTGTTCATGA